The following are encoded in a window of Rubritalea squalenifaciens DSM 18772 genomic DNA:
- a CDS encoding fibronectin type III domain-containing protein, which produces MNKQTNLIPAMIGSFACLTAVAAAQTSLTSGSTVTDSVRKNNWNYYTIQVPSTSTGLQVDLVGTNNKDADLYIRQGANPTTSNWDFRPYQNSSNESVTVDANSNPVLAPGATYHIGIHTADKGSAGYTLTATVTNPNGGGNPGGAADVRRLRVTWVTDPSTTATIGWEQVAGSAGTVHFDTSDHGTTVANYSFSKTVDRQVSYHGMNNSFARLSGLTPDTNYYFVIEDNSGVSDRYYFRTAPATAQPFTFCAGGDSRNNRTPRQQANRLVGKLRPLFVAFTGDMINSDVAVEWQEWLDDWQETITSDGRIFPILPHRGNHESGGNQTVYNIFDTTSNNYYALNIGGDLMRFYVLNSEVSAGGTQLSWLQNDLNSNSGTTRHLCAGYHKPMRPHQSGKSEGSDEYNNWAQLFYDHGMDLVFESDSHVVKRTGPLMPSTGAGSDEGFIAVSSSDPNATVYTGEGCWGAPLRSADDSKNWTLAAGSFNSFDWVQVYSDRIDLRTVVVNSQEANTGSNTDADPFAIPSNLQLWTPASGTVLSVPGDDSTGGNPNPGNQETTIAFGSSWNYKDDGSDQGTAWRQSGVTETWPSGSAQLGYGDSDETTTLQSSHLTYYFRKEINITNVADVTDLDFSLLFDDGAIIYINGTEVHRTATMDAGTNFSYNTPSTATSSDNATENFSVSPSLLVEGANLIAVEVHNRSTTSSDISFDLQMLTTRSGETPPPSTTDETIFSNGASWNYKDDGSDQGTAWRQPGVTETWPSGSAQLGYGDGDESTTLQGSHITYYFRKEVNITNVSNITGIQFDLLYDDAAVIYINGTEVHRTSLLPSGPINYQTGTSTFSADNSTETVNVASSLLVEGNNLIAVEIHNQNTSSSDISFDLNMLVNRSAQ; this is translated from the coding sequence ATGAACAAACAAACAAACCTGATACCGGCTATGATCGGTAGCTTCGCCTGCCTAACAGCAGTAGCGGCAGCACAAACCTCACTGACGAGTGGCTCCACAGTCACAGACTCAGTTCGTAAGAACAACTGGAACTACTACACCATCCAAGTTCCATCCACCAGCACAGGTCTTCAAGTCGACCTCGTCGGCACGAACAATAAGGATGCTGACCTTTACATCCGTCAGGGAGCTAACCCTACTACTAGTAACTGGGACTTCCGCCCATACCAAAACAGCAGTAACGAGTCCGTTACTGTCGATGCCAACTCCAACCCGGTGCTTGCCCCTGGAGCTACCTACCACATCGGCATCCACACGGCAGACAAGGGCTCTGCCGGCTATACCCTGACCGCGACAGTCACCAATCCTAATGGTGGCGGCAATCCTGGCGGTGCAGCAGACGTACGCCGTCTCCGTGTCACTTGGGTAACTGACCCGTCCACCACAGCCACTATCGGCTGGGAGCAGGTCGCTGGCAGCGCAGGCACCGTTCACTTTGACACAAGCGATCACGGCACCACGGTTGCAAACTACTCTTTCAGCAAGACTGTCGACCGCCAGGTTTCCTACCACGGCATGAATAACAGCTTCGCACGCCTCAGCGGCCTCACCCCTGACACCAACTACTACTTCGTCATCGAAGACAACTCAGGCGTCAGTGACCGTTACTACTTCCGCACCGCTCCGGCCACAGCTCAACCATTTACTTTCTGTGCTGGCGGTGACTCCCGTAACAACCGTACTCCACGCCAGCAGGCCAACCGCCTTGTTGGCAAGCTTCGGCCACTCTTCGTTGCCTTCACCGGCGACATGATCAACAGTGATGTTGCCGTAGAATGGCAGGAGTGGCTGGATGACTGGCAAGAGACGATCACTTCTGATGGCCGCATCTTCCCAATCCTCCCTCACCGTGGTAACCACGAGAGTGGTGGCAACCAGACTGTCTACAACATCTTCGACACCACCTCTAACAACTACTACGCACTGAACATCGGTGGCGATCTCATGCGCTTCTATGTCCTCAACTCAGAGGTCAGTGCAGGCGGCACCCAGCTCAGCTGGTTGCAGAACGACTTGAACAGCAACAGCGGCACCACACGCCACCTCTGTGCTGGCTACCACAAACCAATGCGCCCACACCAGTCAGGCAAATCCGAAGGTTCTGACGAATACAACAACTGGGCTCAGCTCTTCTACGACCACGGCATGGACCTCGTCTTCGAGTCTGACTCCCACGTCGTTAAGCGTACAGGTCCACTCATGCCCTCCACTGGTGCAGGTAGTGACGAAGGATTCATCGCGGTTTCCTCCTCTGACCCAAATGCTACCGTCTACACAGGTGAAGGCTGCTGGGGTGCTCCACTCCGCTCAGCAGACGACAGCAAGAACTGGACTCTTGCTGCGGGCTCCTTCAACAGCTTCGACTGGGTACAGGTATACTCCGACCGTATCGACCTGCGTACTGTGGTAGTAAACAGCCAGGAAGCCAACACTGGTAGCAACACAGATGCCGACCCGTTCGCCATCCCGAGCAACCTTCAGCTCTGGACTCCAGCCTCCGGCACCGTTCTCTCCGTTCCGGGTGACGACAGCACAGGCGGCAACCCTAATCCTGGTAACCAGGAAACGACCATCGCCTTCGGTTCCTCCTGGAACTACAAGGATGACGGCTCCGACCAAGGCACCGCATGGCGTCAATCCGGGGTCACTGAGACTTGGCCTTCTGGCAGTGCTCAACTTGGCTACGGCGATAGTGATGAAACGACCACTCTGCAGAGCAGCCACCTCACCTACTACTTCCGCAAGGAAATCAACATCACGAATGTTGCTGACGTGACCGACCTCGACTTCAGTCTGCTCTTTGATGATGGAGCCATCATCTACATCAACGGTACCGAAGTGCACCGCACCGCCACCATGGATGCCGGAACTAACTTCAGTTACAATACTCCATCAACTGCTACTTCCAGTGACAACGCCACGGAGAACTTCAGCGTCAGCCCAAGTCTCCTCGTAGAGGGAGCCAACCTCATCGCAGTAGAAGTGCACAACCGCTCTACCACGAGCTCGGACATCAGCTTCGACCTGCAAATGCTGACCACTCGCTCTGGAGAAACTCCTCCGCCGAGCACCACGGACGAAACCATTTTCTCCAACGGCGCTAGCTGGAACTACAAGGACGACGGTTCAGATCAAGGTACAGCATGGCGTCAACCCGGCGTTACTGAGACCTGGCCATCCGGCAGCGCCCAGCTTGGTTATGGCGACGGTGATGAAAGCACTACCCTTCAAGGAAGCCACATCACTTATTACTTCCGTAAAGAAGTGAACATCACAAATGTCAGTAACATTACCGGCATTCAGTTCGACCTTCTTTATGACGATGCCGCGGTGATCTACATCAACGGCACAGAAGTTCACAGAACCTCACTGCTGCCATCCGGCCCGATCAACTACCAGACAGGAACTTCCACCTTCTCCGCTGACAACTCCACCGAAACCGTGAATGTCGCCAGCAGCCTTCTGGTAGAAGGAAACAACCTCATTGCTGTGGAGATCCACAACCAGAACACCTCCAGCTCGGACATCAGTTTCGATCTGAACATGCTGGTCAACCGCAGTGCGCAGTAA
- a CDS encoding fibronectin type III domain-containing protein — MKRSHFLTISAAVFTLLSVNVSAQTPLNNGISVRDAVNKSRLVHYTIQVPENAEGLEVSLANVKPDQDTDLYIRKDGKPTRDHWDFRPFVQGANELVTIDANSDPKLVPGATYHIAVGSQLDKKAEYSLRAAFILPNSDGGTPSATRRYRITWVNDPATTATVAWEQISGEAGTVYYDTQDHGTDASKYTFKKSVDREIKHFDMRNCFVRLEKLQPDTKYYFVIQDQSGTSNRYYFQTAATEQKPFSFCAGGDSRNFREPRQQANRLVSKLRPLFVAFTGDMINQDISVEWHEWLDDWQQTITHDGRIIPILPHRGNHERNGNSTIYNLFDTTPDNYYALNFSRDLMRFYVLNSEISAGGEQLDWLQTDLRSHSSKTRHLVAGYHKPMRPVVAAKKEGTDEYDHWAPLFYLHGVDLVFESDSHAVKRTKPVRPFNGEGSTEGFIESSNDPKATVYTGEGCWGAPLRAAQDLKPWIAAAGTFNSFDWTHVHKDRIELRTVKVSAKEAKVGQNTDETPFNIPANLELWEPESGTVLTVPGD; from the coding sequence ATGAAACGCAGTCATTTCCTCACGATCTCTGCGGCAGTCTTTACGCTACTCAGCGTAAACGTCTCTGCCCAGACACCTCTGAATAACGGAATCTCCGTCAGAGACGCCGTCAACAAGTCACGTCTTGTCCATTACACGATCCAAGTACCAGAAAACGCAGAAGGGCTTGAGGTCTCACTGGCAAACGTAAAGCCAGATCAGGACACGGACCTCTATATCCGCAAGGATGGAAAACCTACCAGAGATCACTGGGACTTCCGCCCCTTCGTACAAGGAGCCAACGAGCTAGTCACCATCGATGCAAACTCAGATCCTAAACTCGTCCCTGGCGCCACCTACCACATCGCGGTAGGCAGCCAGCTGGATAAGAAAGCCGAGTACAGCCTCCGTGCGGCATTCATTCTACCAAACAGTGATGGCGGCACCCCATCCGCTACCCGCCGCTACCGCATTACTTGGGTTAATGACCCTGCCACGACAGCCACAGTAGCCTGGGAGCAAATCTCCGGCGAGGCTGGCACAGTCTACTACGACACCCAGGACCACGGCACAGACGCCTCCAAGTATACCTTTAAAAAGTCCGTCGACCGCGAGATCAAACACTTCGACATGCGCAATTGTTTCGTCCGCTTGGAAAAACTCCAGCCAGACACCAAGTACTACTTCGTCATCCAAGACCAGTCAGGCACCAGCAACCGCTATTACTTCCAGACCGCCGCAACAGAACAGAAACCATTCAGCTTCTGCGCAGGAGGCGATTCACGAAACTTCCGGGAACCTCGTCAACAAGCCAACCGCCTCGTTTCCAAGCTTCGCCCGCTCTTCGTCGCCTTCACTGGCGACATGATCAACCAAGACATCTCCGTCGAGTGGCATGAATGGCTGGATGACTGGCAGCAAACCATCACCCATGATGGCCGCATCATTCCTATCCTTCCACATCGGGGCAACCACGAGAGAAACGGCAATAGTACCATCTACAATCTCTTTGATACCACCCCGGACAACTACTACGCGCTCAACTTCAGCCGTGATCTGATGCGCTTCTATGTCTTGAACTCTGAGATCAGTGCTGGCGGAGAACAGCTCGACTGGCTACAGACAGACCTTCGCTCTCATTCCAGCAAGACCAGACACCTTGTCGCCGGATACCACAAACCGATGCGCCCCGTTGTCGCAGCTAAAAAAGAAGGTACCGACGAGTATGACCACTGGGCTCCCCTTTTCTACCTGCACGGCGTGGATCTAGTCTTTGAGTCCGACTCACACGCGGTGAAACGCACCAAGCCCGTCAGACCATTCAATGGCGAAGGCAGCACTGAGGGATTCATTGAATCCTCCAACGACCCGAAAGCCACCGTCTACACAGGTGAGGGCTGCTGGGGTGCACCTCTGCGTGCAGCCCAAGACCTAAAGCCATGGATCGCCGCCGCTGGCACCTTCAACAGCTTTGACTGGACTCATGTCCACAAGGACCGCATCGAGCTACGCACGGTTAAAGTTTCCGCCAAAGAAGCCAAGGTAGGCCAAAACACAGACGAGACACCGTTCAACATCCCAGCCAACCTGGAACTTTGGGAGCCGGAATCCGGCACGGTCCTCACCGTACCAGGAGACTAA